A genomic region of Melanotaenia boesemani isolate fMelBoe1 chromosome 13, fMelBoe1.pri, whole genome shotgun sequence contains the following coding sequences:
- the tfcp2 gene encoding transcription factor CP2, with protein MAWALKLPLTDEVIESGLAQDFDASLSGIGQELGAGAYSMSDVLALPIFKQEESNLPPDNENKILPFQYVLCAATSPAIKLHDETLTYLNQGQSYEIRMLDNRKIGELPEITDKMVKSIIRVVFHDRRLQYTEHQQLEGWRWNRPGDRILDLDIPMSVGIIDPRANPTQLNTVEFLWDPSKRTSVFIQVHCISTEFTMRKHGGEKGVPFRIQIDTFKENENEEYTEHLHSASCQVKVFKPKGADRKQKTDREKMEKRAPQEKEKYQPSYETTILTECSPWPEVTYVNNSPSPGFNSSHNSFPVAEGNGSPNHQPEPVVQVADNLLATATPQDAQQWLHRNRFSPFCRLFTNFSGADLLKLTREDVIQICGPADGIRLFNALKGRVVRPRLTIYVCQEPQQTREQQTKHENGDAAASTFFVYHAIYLEELTSTELTEKLAQLFNISPRQINQIFKQGPTGIHVLVSDEMIQNFQDEVCFVLDTMKDDTSDGYHIILK; from the exons ATGGCGTGGGCTCTGAAATTGCCACTCACGGATGAAGTGATTGAGTCCGGACTGGCCCAGGACTTTGATGCCAGCCTCTCCGGCATAGGACAGGAGCTTGGTGCAGGGGCATACAGTATGAG CGATGTACTCGCCCTCCCCATCTTCAAACAGGAGGAGTCCAATCTGCCTCCAGACAATGAAAACAAGATCCTTCCCTTTCAGTATGTTCTGTGTGCAGCTACCTCGCCAGCCATTAAACTGCATGATGAAACACTCACCTACCTCAACCAAG GACAGTCCTATGAAATTAGAATGCTTGACAATCGGAAAATTGGGGAACTTCCTGAAATCACTGATAAAATGGTGAAG AGTATTATTCGGGTGGTGTTTCATGACAGACGACTTCAGTACACAGAGCACCAGCAGCTGGAGGGTTGGCGGTGGAACAGGCCTGGAGATCGCATCCTCGACTTGG ATATCCCCATGTCAGTGGGCATAATCGACCCCAGGGCTAACCCTACTCAGCTTAACACTGTGGAGTTCCTTTGGGACCCCTCAAAGAGAACCTCTGTTTTTATCCAG GTTCACTGCATCAGCACAGAGTTTACCATGCGCAAACATGGAGGAGAGAAGGGCGTTCCTTTCCGCATCCAGATTGATACTTTTAAAGAGAATGAGAATGAAGAGTACACGGAGCATCTCCACTCAGCTTCCTGTCAAGTCAAAGTCTTCAAG CCCAAAGgtgcagacagaaaacagaagaccgacagagagaagatggagaaaagagCTCCACAGGAAAAGGAGAAGTACCAGCCCTCCTACGAAACTACAATCCTGACAGAG TGCTCTCCTTGGCCTGAGGTCACATATGTCAACAACTCTCCGTCTCCTGGCTTCAATAGCTCACATAATAGCTTTCCAGTTGCTGAAGG AAACGGATCTCCAAACCACCAGCCTGAGCCCGTTGTTCAAGTAGCAGAT aatTTGTTAGCCACAGCAACGCCACAAGACGCACAGCAGTGGCTTCATAGAAACCGCTTCTCACCTTTCTGTCGTCTCTTCACCAATTTCTCAG GGGCAGACCTGTTGAAGCTCACCAGAGAGGATGTTATTCAGATTTGTGGTCCAGCTGATGGTATAAGACTCTTCAATGCACTGAAGGGAAG GGTGGTTCGTCCAAGGCTGACCATCTACGTTTGCCAGGAGCCTCAGCAGACTCGGGAGcagcaaacaaaacatgaaaatggaGACGCTGCTGCCAGCACTTTCTTTG TATATCACGCCATTTACCTGGAGGAACTCACATCTACTGAACTGACAGAGAAGCTCGCTCAGCTCTTCAACATCTCACCCAGACAGATAAATCAGATCTTTAAACAGGGTCCCACTGGTATCCATGTGCTGGTTAGTGATGAG ATGATTCAAAACTTCCAAGATgaagtatgttttgttttggacaCAATGAAAG ATGATACAAGTGATGGCTACCACATCATTTTAAAGTGA